The Candidatus Accumulibacter similis genome has a segment encoding these proteins:
- a CDS encoding dual specificity protein phosphatase family protein: protein MNTHPSDLLPLDQGGAGFILTPCPGTRGVDAAGAVEQLQAAGAAAVLTLMPSDEMASNGVSTLGDLCATCGLRWFHLPIEDDHAPAADFAAAWQAQREAVHRLLDAGKRVAIHCKGGSGRTGLMAAQILLERGWSKEAAVAAVKALRPNALSLPVHQDYLAQLAAVTRSEP from the coding sequence ATGAACACGCATCCTTCCGACCTGCTGCCCCTGGACCAGGGCGGCGCCGGCTTCATCCTCACCCCATGTCCGGGAACGCGCGGCGTCGACGCTGCGGGGGCAGTCGAGCAGCTGCAGGCTGCCGGCGCTGCGGCCGTGCTGACCCTGATGCCGAGCGACGAAATGGCGAGCAACGGGGTGAGCACACTTGGCGACCTGTGCGCAACGTGTGGGCTGCGGTGGTTTCACCTGCCCATCGAGGACGATCACGCGCCGGCGGCTGATTTTGCTGCCGCCTGGCAGGCGCAGCGGGAGGCGGTGCACCGACTGCTCGATGCCGGCAAGCGGGTCGCCATCCATTGCAAGGGTGGTTCCGGTCGCACCGGGCTGATGGCGGCCCAGATCCTGCTCGAGCGGGGCTGGTCGAAGGAGGCTGCCGTCGCTGCCGTCAAGGCCTTGCGGCCCAACGCGTTGAGCCTGCCGGTGCACCAGGACTACCTCGCGCAGCTGGCGGCCGTCACCCGCTCGGAACCCTAG
- a CDS encoding malonic semialdehyde reductase, translating to MPALSTEALEQLFINARTHNAFRPEPIPTATLRQLYDLMKWGPTSMNCQPARLVFVTSPEGKALLAPALSPGNLEKTLAAPVTVIIATDSLFHEHLPTMFPAYDARPMFAANAELAASTAFRNGTLQGAYLILAARALGLDCGPMSGFDAGKLNAAFFADGRHQANFLCNLGIGDPAGVHPRGPRLAFDEACRIV from the coding sequence ATGCCAGCCCTCTCCACGGAAGCACTCGAGCAGCTTTTCATCAACGCCCGCACGCACAACGCCTTCCGGCCCGAACCGATCCCCACGGCCACCCTGCGGCAGCTCTACGACCTGATGAAGTGGGGGCCGACGTCGATGAACTGCCAGCCGGCACGACTGGTCTTCGTCACCAGCCCGGAAGGCAAGGCGCTGCTGGCGCCGGCTCTGTCACCCGGCAACCTGGAGAAGACACTGGCGGCGCCGGTTACAGTGATCATCGCCACCGACAGCCTGTTCCACGAACACCTGCCGACGATGTTTCCCGCCTACGACGCGCGACCGATGTTCGCCGCCAACGCCGAACTGGCCGCCAGCACCGCCTTTCGCAACGGCACGCTGCAGGGCGCCTACCTGATCCTGGCAGCGCGCGCACTCGGCCTCGACTGCGGCCCGATGTCCGGCTTCGACGCCGGCAAGCTCAACGCCGCCTTCTTCGCCGACGGGCGCCACCAGGCCAACTTCCTCTGCAACCTCGGCATCGGCGACCCCGCCGGCGTACATCCGCGCGGTCCCCGGCTCGCCTTCGACGAAGCCTGTCGCATCGTCTGA
- a CDS encoding sigma-70 family RNA polymerase sigma factor — protein sequence MDYTDNLAAEPRAASEAPTALATTGCPRLPVADDPRLLDAVGRVVRQDEQALAELYDAFAGRVYGLALRIVRQVQTAEEVTEDTFWQVWRQAPRFDPQRGSVAAWVLTIARSRALDAVRRLDPAEPLDEESLAAVAGDSDPQDLLHAVQQEHRLHAALRTLDAVPRQLLALAFFRGLSHEEIASQMSMPLGTVKSHIRRALLRLRDLLGSDDPRFPMVTP from the coding sequence ATGGACTACACCGACAACCTGGCCGCCGAGCCACGGGCTGCCAGCGAGGCGCCAACAGCGCTCGCCACCACCGGCTGCCCACGGCTGCCGGTGGCCGACGATCCGCGACTTCTGGACGCGGTCGGCCGCGTCGTCCGCCAGGACGAGCAGGCACTGGCCGAACTCTACGACGCTTTCGCCGGGCGCGTCTATGGCCTCGCACTGCGCATCGTGCGCCAGGTGCAGACGGCCGAAGAAGTCACCGAGGATACCTTCTGGCAGGTCTGGCGACAGGCACCGCGCTTCGATCCGCAGCGCGGCAGCGTGGCGGCCTGGGTGCTGACGATCGCCCGCAGTCGCGCGCTCGACGCCGTGCGCCGCCTCGATCCGGCAGAGCCGCTCGACGAAGAGAGTCTGGCGGCCGTCGCCGGCGACAGCGACCCGCAGGATCTCCTGCACGCGGTGCAGCAGGAACACCGCCTGCACGCGGCACTCCGCACGCTCGACGCCGTGCCGCGGCAGCTGCTGGCACTGGCGTTCTTCCGCGGCCTGTCGCACGAAGAGATCGCCAGCCAGATGAGCATGCCGCTCGGCACCGTCAAGTCGCACATTCGCCGCGCCCTGCTCCGCCTCCGCGATCTTCTCGGCAGCGATGATCCCCGTTTTCCGATGGTGACCCCATGA
- a CDS encoding plasmid pRiA4b ORF-3 family protein codes for MNTPTTTPRERLRLKITLERFRPAIWRRVEVDDDLSFGELHRVIQVAMGWDDAHLHEFRVADLRIATPVDSDGMFGDGPALPEGTAMLGAWLSGQRKFRYRYDFGDDWWHGIAIEKRLPVDPVAPRAVLLAGKGACPPEDCGGVCGYADLIATWSDPAAEDHASVREWLGDDFDPNAFDLVEHARRVGYVIAR; via the coding sequence ATGAACACGCCAACTACCACGCCGCGCGAGCGCCTGCGCCTGAAGATCACCCTCGAACGCTTCCGGCCGGCGATCTGGCGCCGCGTCGAGGTCGACGACGACCTCAGTTTCGGGGAGTTGCACCGGGTCATCCAGGTGGCGATGGGCTGGGACGATGCCCACCTGCACGAATTTCGCGTCGCCGATCTGCGGATAGCAACGCCGGTTGACTCGGACGGCATGTTCGGCGACGGGCCGGCTCTTCCCGAAGGCACCGCAATGCTCGGCGCATGGCTTTCGGGTCAGCGGAAGTTCCGCTACCGGTACGACTTCGGTGACGACTGGTGGCACGGGATCGCCATCGAGAAGCGATTGCCGGTCGATCCGGTGGCGCCGCGCGCCGTGCTGCTCGCCGGCAAGGGGGCGTGTCCGCCCGAGGACTGCGGTGGCGTGTGCGGCTACGCCGACCTCATCGCCACCTGGAGCGACCCGGCGGCCGAGGACCACGCGAGCGTCCGGGAGTGGCTCGGCGACGATTTCGACCCGAACGCGTTCGACCTGGTCGAGCATGCCCGGCGAGTCGGCTACGTCATCGCGCGCTGA
- a CDS encoding cupin domain-containing protein: protein MNREPTSPNSQTNDHDEQEALQRMICEGLAPIALPAADAAGLRSRLLQRVGRSARRHAGLITVRVGDGSWRRLIKGVRSKLLHAGVDGASVLIELAAGATLPVHRHQHLEEGIVLRGTLQLGELNLLPGDYHASPPGSRHGRISSRSGGLAYLRGSSLGNTRAALGELISGLLPHAGPAAHTVLAAGGGWEPIADGVEQKILWRAGDVVSRFYRLAAGSRLPAHAHDCDEEWMMFSGDAYLGDLLLQAGEFHVAPAGSAHGEISSEHGALAFVRGHAIVP, encoded by the coding sequence ATGAACCGCGAGCCCACCAGCCCCAACAGCCAGACAAACGACCACGACGAGCAGGAAGCGCTGCAGCGAATGATCTGCGAAGGTCTGGCGCCGATCGCGCTGCCAGCCGCCGACGCCGCCGGCCTGCGCAGCCGCCTGCTGCAGCGTGTCGGCCGCAGCGCCCGCCGGCACGCCGGCCTGATCACCGTTCGCGTCGGCGACGGCAGCTGGCGCAGGCTCATCAAGGGCGTCCGCAGCAAGCTGTTGCACGCTGGCGTCGACGGCGCGTCGGTGCTGATCGAACTGGCGGCCGGCGCGACGCTGCCGGTGCACCGCCACCAGCATCTCGAGGAGGGCATCGTCCTGCGCGGGACACTGCAACTCGGCGAGCTGAATCTGCTCCCGGGCGACTACCACGCCTCGCCTCCGGGCAGCCGCCACGGGCGCATCTCGTCCCGTTCGGGCGGCCTGGCATACCTCCGCGGCAGTTCGCTCGGAAACACCCGCGCCGCTCTCGGTGAACTCATCAGCGGACTGCTGCCACATGCCGGGCCGGCGGCGCACACCGTCCTCGCCGCCGGCGGCGGCTGGGAACCGATCGCCGACGGCGTCGAGCAGAAGATCCTCTGGCGCGCCGGCGACGTGGTGTCGCGCTTCTACCGCCTGGCTGCCGGCAGCCGCCTGCCGGCGCATGCGCACGACTGCGACGAGGAATGGATGATGTTCAGTGGCGACGCCTACCTCGGCGACCTGCTGCTGCAGGCGGGCGAGTTCCACGTCGCGCCGGCGGGCAGCGCTCACGGGGAGATCAGCAGCGAACATGGCGCTCTCGCCTTCGTCCGCGGTCACGCCATCGTGCCATGA
- a CDS encoding ankyrin repeat domain-containing protein yields MKILEYSGLDTTRVRASYRKVAEAIARGDFRAAQVKKLVNLRHGKFYRARLDDADRLLFSLVRHGDEVCALMLEVIANHDYDKSRFLRGAAIDESRVADIDAATAVGEAEPLRYLHPERTAIHLLDKPISFDDTQEAIYRQPAPLIVVGSAGSGKTALTLEKLKHAEGEVLYVTHSSYLAQSARDLYYAHGFEHTGQEAVFLSYREFVESIRVPVGREATWRDFAGWFARMRQTFREFDGHQVFEEIRGVLAAGAGGILSREDYLALGVRQSIFAVEQRDRLYELFDRYRAWLAEAKLYDLNLVAQDWQALAAPRYDFVVIDEVQDITTVQLALVLKTLKKPGHFLLCGDSNQIVHPNFFSWSQVKSLFWKDPKLAERQQLRVLSANFRNGLEATRVANQLLKIKHRRFGSIDRESNFLVQAVGGEAGQVALVPDREATKRELDQNIRQSTQFAVLVMRDEDKVEARRHFATPLLFSIHEAKGLEYENIVLYRFISDHRAEFGEIVDGVAAADLEVETLDYRRAKDKSDKSLEVYKFFVNALYVALTRAIRNVYVIESDSAHPLVGLLGLSVGQLSVVAQKSTLEDWQKEARKLELQGKQEQAEAIRRTILKQAPVPWPVLNGEKLVELLHKVFRERAPGAKMKQQLYEYATCHDEPQLAVWLAAEARFEQATNYTKQRATFGRKTFVPYFASHFKDILKQCEQYGIEHRLPMNQTPLMAAAAAGNLPLVDALLERGAARDAVDQYGYNALHWALREGFRDPAFATGPLAALYERLAPASIDLRTGDRLVRLDRHLAEYSLFQTLWVLFKSRFTHPQRRRMGAFEASDILDAWQHLPANIVRPDRRRRQYLSSVLARNEIDRDYAYNRGLFRRLQQGWYQFDPGLSVRRREGEEEVWLPVVSALNLPLISEVSHWDHGEWDSVQKAIDRLLALAGLPARSPPIAAERLLAVERARDEARLAATRALQAESAAAGAGAQRAIPWGSPEAKRLEIERIRQLIEARRKG; encoded by the coding sequence GTGAAGATTCTCGAATACTCGGGCCTGGACACCACGCGCGTCCGGGCGAGCTACAGGAAGGTGGCGGAGGCCATCGCGCGCGGCGATTTTCGCGCCGCGCAGGTGAAGAAGCTCGTCAATCTGAGGCACGGCAAGTTCTACCGCGCCCGCCTCGACGATGCCGACCGGCTGCTCTTCTCGCTCGTCCGCCACGGCGACGAGGTGTGCGCGCTGATGCTCGAGGTGATCGCCAACCACGATTACGACAAGTCGCGCTTCCTGCGCGGCGCGGCGATCGACGAGAGCCGGGTCGCCGACATTGACGCCGCGACGGCGGTCGGCGAAGCCGAACCGCTGCGCTACCTGCACCCGGAACGGACGGCGATCCATCTGCTCGACAAGCCGATCTCCTTCGACGACACGCAGGAGGCGATCTACCGCCAGCCGGCGCCGCTGATCGTCGTCGGCAGCGCCGGCAGCGGCAAGACGGCGCTGACCCTGGAGAAGCTCAAGCACGCCGAAGGCGAGGTGCTCTACGTCACGCACTCGAGCTACCTCGCGCAGAGCGCCCGCGACCTCTATTACGCCCACGGCTTCGAGCACACGGGGCAGGAAGCGGTCTTCCTGTCGTATCGCGAGTTCGTCGAGTCGATCCGCGTGCCGGTCGGCCGCGAGGCGACCTGGCGCGACTTCGCCGGCTGGTTCGCGCGCATGCGGCAGACGTTCCGCGAGTTCGACGGGCACCAGGTGTTCGAGGAGATTCGCGGTGTCCTGGCGGCCGGTGCCGGCGGCATCCTGAGCCGCGAGGACTACCTGGCGCTCGGGGTCCGGCAGTCGATCTTTGCCGTCGAGCAGCGCGACCGGCTCTACGAACTGTTCGACAGGTATCGCGCCTGGCTGGCCGAGGCGAAGCTCTACGACCTCAACCTCGTCGCCCAGGACTGGCAGGCGCTGGCGGCGCCGCGCTACGACTTCGTCGTCATCGACGAGGTGCAGGACATCACCACCGTGCAACTGGCACTGGTCCTGAAGACGCTGAAGAAGCCCGGCCACTTCCTGCTCTGCGGCGATTCGAACCAGATCGTCCACCCCAACTTCTTCTCCTGGAGCCAGGTCAAGAGCCTGTTCTGGAAGGATCCGAAGCTCGCCGAGCGGCAGCAGTTGCGCGTCCTCAGCGCCAACTTCCGCAACGGGCTCGAGGCGACGCGCGTCGCCAACCAGTTGCTGAAGATCAAGCACCGGCGTTTCGGCTCGATCGACCGCGAGAGCAACTTCCTCGTCCAGGCGGTCGGCGGCGAGGCGGGGCAGGTGGCACTGGTCCCCGACCGGGAGGCGACGAAGCGCGAACTCGACCAGAACATCCGCCAGTCGACGCAGTTCGCCGTGCTGGTCATGCGCGACGAGGACAAGGTCGAGGCGCGCCGGCATTTCGCGACGCCGCTGCTGTTCTCGATCCACGAGGCGAAAGGCCTCGAGTACGAGAACATCGTCCTCTACCGCTTCATTTCCGATCACCGCGCCGAGTTCGGCGAGATCGTCGATGGCGTTGCCGCCGCCGATCTCGAGGTCGAGACGCTCGACTACCGGCGGGCGAAGGACAAGAGCGACAAGTCGCTCGAGGTCTACAAGTTCTTCGTCAATGCGCTCTATGTCGCGCTGACGCGGGCGATCCGCAACGTCTATGTGATCGAGTCGGACAGCGCGCATCCGCTCGTCGGCCTGCTCGGCCTGAGCGTCGGCCAGCTCAGCGTCGTGGCGCAGAAATCGACGCTCGAGGACTGGCAGAAGGAGGCGCGCAAGCTCGAACTGCAGGGCAAGCAGGAGCAGGCGGAAGCGATCCGGCGGACGATCCTGAAGCAGGCGCCGGTGCCCTGGCCGGTGCTCAACGGCGAGAAGCTCGTCGAGCTGCTGCACAAGGTGTTCCGCGAACGGGCGCCGGGCGCCAAGATGAAACAGCAACTCTACGAGTACGCGACCTGCCACGACGAGCCACAGCTGGCCGTCTGGCTGGCCGCCGAGGCGCGCTTCGAGCAGGCGACGAACTACACGAAGCAGCGCGCGACCTTCGGCCGCAAGACCTTCGTGCCGTATTTTGCGTCGCACTTCAAGGACATCCTCAAGCAGTGTGAGCAGTACGGCATCGAGCATCGGCTGCCGATGAACCAGACGCCGCTGATGGCGGCGGCGGCGGCGGGCAACCTGCCGCTCGTCGACGCCCTGCTCGAACGCGGTGCCGCCCGCGATGCCGTCGACCAATACGGCTACAACGCACTGCACTGGGCCCTGCGCGAGGGCTTCCGCGATCCGGCCTTTGCGACCGGTCCGCTCGCCGCGCTCTACGAGCGGCTCGCACCGGCCAGCATCGACCTGCGTACCGGTGACCGGCTGGTCCGCCTCGACCGTCACCTGGCCGAGTATTCGCTCTTCCAGACGCTCTGGGTGCTCTTCAAGTCGCGCTTCACCCACCCGCAGCGTCGCCGCATGGGGGCTTTCGAGGCGAGCGACATTCTCGACGCCTGGCAGCACCTGCCGGCCAACATCGTCCGCCCCGACCGCCGGCGGCGGCAGTACCTTTCCTCGGTGCTGGCGCGCAACGAGATCGACCGCGACTACGCCTACAACCGGGGGCTGTTCCGGCGCCTGCAGCAGGGCTGGTACCAGTTCGATCCCGGCCTCTCGGTGCGTCGCCGCGAAGGCGAGGAAGAGGTCTGGCTGCCGGTCGTCTCCGCTCTCAATCTGCCGCTGATCAGCGAGGTCTCGCACTGGGATCACGGCGAATGGGACAGTGTGCAGAAGGCCATCGACCGCCTCCTCGCACTCGCCGGCCTGCCGGCACGCAGCCCGCCGATCGCCGCCGAGCGCCTGTTGGCGGTCGAGCGCGCGCGCGACGAGGCGCGCCTCGCCGCAACGAGGGCGCTGCAGGCAGAAAGCGCGGCGGCGGGCGCCGGCGCGCAGCGGGCGATTCCCTGGGGTTCGCCCGAGGCCAAGCGCCTGGAGATCGAACGCATCCGGCAGTTGATCGAGGCGCGCCGGAAAGGCTGA
- a CDS encoding DUF2502 domain-containing protein yields the protein MRRILCCAMLAVLPVMAPAADVQINVGSVEIQTGGATIRFGDRDRRGYYWDGKQWRDPVYWQKHHGKGKAQGQGEGVHCPPGQAKKGNCSPPSATPYR from the coding sequence ATGAGAAGGATCCTGTGTTGTGCGATGCTGGCGGTCCTGCCCGTCATGGCCCCGGCGGCGGACGTCCAGATCAACGTCGGTAGCGTGGAGATACAGACCGGCGGCGCGACGATCCGCTTCGGTGACCGCGACCGGCGCGGCTATTACTGGGACGGCAAGCAGTGGCGAGACCCGGTCTATTGGCAAAAGCACCACGGCAAGGGGAAAGCGCAGGGGCAGGGGGAGGGGGTTCACTGCCCTCCGGGTCAGGCGAAGAAGGGCAACTGTTCGCCGCCGTCAGCAACGCCCTACCGCTGA
- a CDS encoding DUF1499 domain-containing protein, which translates to MRIVRWTGSGIVATLLLAVLAGQMGLFSGTPPDDLGVHAGRLKPPSETANSVSSQASLWAGHAQRERAQIAPLALRGDGPATIARLQALLQGQPGVTIVDRRADYLYVRCETRLMKFVDDVEFWFDPGSGVIQVRSASRVGRSDFGLNRRRIEELRARLAAS; encoded by the coding sequence ATGCGGATCGTCAGGTGGACCGGAAGCGGTATCGTCGCCACGCTGCTGCTGGCGGTTCTCGCCGGCCAGATGGGGCTGTTCAGCGGCACGCCTCCCGACGACCTCGGGGTGCACGCGGGCCGGCTCAAGCCGCCGTCGGAGACCGCCAACAGCGTCAGCAGCCAGGCGTCCCTGTGGGCGGGACACGCGCAGCGGGAGCGGGCGCAGATCGCCCCGCTGGCGCTGCGCGGCGATGGACCGGCGACGATCGCCAGGCTGCAGGCACTGCTGCAGGGGCAGCCCGGCGTCACCATCGTCGACCGCCGCGCCGACTATCTCTACGTCCGCTGCGAAACGCGGCTGATGAAATTCGTCGACGACGTCGAGTTCTGGTTCGACCCCGGCAGCGGGGTGATCCAGGTGCGCTCGGCGTCGCGCGTCGGGCGCAGCGATTTCGGGCTCAATCGCCGGCGCATCGAGGAACTGCGGGCCCGGCTCGCGGCTTCCTGA
- a CDS encoding PQQ-dependent sugar dehydrogenase, producing MSPLAASAEVFASELQRFRLRIVSEGLEHPWGLAFLPDGRMLVSERPGRLRLIDASGRVDPEPVRGLPPIAAFGQGGLLDVALHPRYRDNGWIYLSYVGEGPGGYGTEVLRGRLQGKTLHAVQILFRMRPKSGGGQHFGSRLVFDRQGFLFITLGDRGEMQRAQRLDDHAGSVIRLHDDGRVPADNPFVARAGALPEKFTLGNRNIQGAALHPDSGEMWAHEHGPQGGDEINLIRAGRNYGWPVITYGRNYGSGTPIGEGTARPGIEPPLHQWTPSIAPSGMAFYTGERFPHWRGNLFVGALRDQMLLRLQLDGPRVVHQEPLLKNAIGRIRDVRNGPDGFIYVLTDSARGVLARLEPLP from the coding sequence ATGTCGCCACTCGCCGCGTCAGCGGAGGTCTTCGCCAGCGAACTGCAGCGCTTCCGGCTGCGCATCGTCAGCGAAGGGCTCGAGCATCCGTGGGGACTCGCCTTCCTGCCCGACGGCCGGATGCTGGTCAGTGAACGTCCCGGGCGCCTGCGGCTGATCGATGCCAGCGGCAGGGTCGACCCCGAGCCCGTTCGCGGGCTGCCGCCGATAGCGGCATTCGGCCAGGGCGGACTGCTCGACGTCGCGCTGCATCCCCGCTACCGTGACAATGGCTGGATCTATCTCTCCTACGTCGGCGAGGGGCCGGGCGGCTACGGCACCGAGGTTCTGCGCGGCCGGCTGCAGGGCAAGACGCTGCACGCCGTGCAGATCCTTTTCCGCATGCGTCCCAAGTCGGGTGGCGGGCAGCATTTCGGCTCACGTCTGGTCTTCGATCGACAGGGATTCCTCTTCATCACGCTCGGCGATCGTGGCGAGATGCAGCGGGCGCAGCGGCTCGACGATCACGCCGGTTCGGTCATCCGCCTGCACGACGACGGCAGGGTGCCGGCGGACAATCCCTTCGTCGCCCGGGCCGGTGCGCTGCCCGAGAAATTCACCCTCGGCAACCGCAACATCCAGGGCGCTGCGCTGCACCCCGACAGCGGTGAAATGTGGGCACACGAGCACGGGCCGCAAGGCGGCGACGAGATCAACCTGATCCGTGCCGGCCGCAACTACGGCTGGCCGGTCATCACCTACGGCAGGAACTACGGCAGCGGAACGCCGATCGGCGAAGGGACCGCCAGACCCGGCATCGAGCCGCCGCTGCATCAGTGGACGCCGTCGATCGCCCCCTCGGGAATGGCTTTCTATACCGGCGAGCGCTTCCCGCACTGGCGCGGCAACCTCTTCGTCGGCGCCTTGCGTGACCAGATGCTGCTGCGCCTGCAGCTCGACGGCCCGCGCGTCGTGCATCAGGAGCCGCTGTTGAAGAACGCCATCGGCCGCATCCGCGACGTTCGCAACGGCCCCGACGGCTTCATCTACGTACTCACCGACAGTGCGCGCGGCGTCCTCGCGCGTCTCGAGCCGCTGCCCTGA
- a CDS encoding PEP-CTERM sorting domain-containing protein gives MNKKLLTAAMALAFVAGSAQAGLVSPVTPTAAELVTTGGEVVIYFAGQTAGYDSVLNLIEPAGFAGNPFFHNHQTAVGTALSLGTYAAGTVLRFRMDVLNTGDKFFTGPGAGNPDGLVHVGHANWAADAVIPVAGLWVGFEDLLGGGDGDYDDNQFVFTNVRSDVPEPGSLALLGGAALAAAGLRRRLIR, from the coding sequence ATGAACAAGAAGCTTTTGACGGCAGCGATGGCGCTGGCTTTCGTCGCGGGATCCGCGCAAGCGGGTTTGGTATCCCCGGTCACGCCGACGGCGGCTGAACTGGTCACGACTGGCGGCGAAGTGGTGATCTACTTTGCTGGCCAGACTGCCGGGTACGACAGCGTCCTCAACCTGATCGAGCCAGCGGGCTTTGCCGGCAATCCGTTCTTCCACAACCATCAGACCGCTGTGGGTACGGCCCTGAGCCTCGGCACCTACGCGGCAGGTACCGTGCTGCGTTTCCGCATGGACGTCCTGAACACTGGCGACAAGTTCTTCACCGGCCCCGGTGCAGGCAATCCGGACGGTCTGGTGCACGTCGGCCACGCAAACTGGGCTGCCGACGCGGTCATTCCGGTCGCCGGCCTGTGGGTCGGCTTCGAGGATCTCCTTGGCGGCGGCGACGGTGACTACGACGACAACCAGTTTGTCTTCACCAACGTCCGCTCCGACGTTCCCGAGCCGGGCTCGCTGGCCCTCCTGGGAGGCGCCGCGCTGGCTGCAGCCGGTCTTCGGCGGCGGCTAATCCGGTAG
- a CDS encoding protein-L-isoaspartate(D-aspartate) O-methyltransferase, with product MPAASDPPPDAADVGTPPAARPRGRLRLAMRFLPALLGAAIADASPAADGAATAYAAARQRMVDQQLIADWRGISNPQVLRAMATVPRHEFVPPEMRQSAYEDHPLPIGHGQTISQPYIVAFMTEQLAPQASDRVLEIGTGSGYQAAILAGLVREVYSIEIVEPLAKRAAGDLARLGYHNVRVRHGDGYLGWPEAAPFDSIIVTCAPDHVPQPLVDQLREGGRMVIPVGDFGNQNLFLLRKQGGRLERERILPVRFVPMTGTAESHRR from the coding sequence ATGCCCGCTGCCAGCGATCCCCCGCCAGATGCCGCCGATGTCGGCACGCCGCCGGCAGCGCGACCGCGGGGCCGTCTGCGACTGGCGATGCGTTTTCTGCCGGCGCTGCTCGGCGCCGCCATCGCCGACGCGTCGCCCGCTGCCGACGGAGCCGCCACCGCCTACGCCGCCGCCCGCCAGCGTATGGTCGACCAGCAGTTGATCGCCGACTGGCGTGGCATCAGCAATCCGCAGGTGCTGCGGGCGATGGCAACGGTACCGCGGCACGAGTTCGTGCCGCCGGAGATGCGGCAGAGCGCCTACGAGGACCACCCGCTGCCGATCGGTCACGGACAGACGATCTCGCAACCCTACATCGTCGCCTTCATGACCGAGCAACTGGCACCGCAGGCGAGCGACCGAGTCCTCGAGATCGGCACCGGATCCGGCTATCAGGCGGCGATCCTGGCCGGCCTCGTGCGCGAGGTCTACAGCATCGAGATCGTGGAGCCGCTGGCGAAACGCGCCGCCGGCGATCTGGCGCGGCTCGGCTACCACAACGTGCGGGTGCGCCACGGCGACGGTTACCTCGGCTGGCCCGAGGCGGCCCCGTTCGACTCGATCATCGTCACCTGCGCCCCGGACCACGTGCCGCAACCGCTCGTCGACCAGCTCCGCGAAGGCGGCCGCATGGTCATCCCGGTCGGCGATTTCGGCAACCAGAACCTCTTCCTGCTCAGGAAGCAGGGCGGCCGGCTCGAACGTGAACGCATCCTGCCGGTTCGCTTCGTGCCGATGACCGGTACCGCCGAGAGCCACCGGCGGTGA
- a CDS encoding YkgJ family cysteine cluster protein, translating into MSRSGDPRAAAAASLLQLASDGKSSRPDPTAVPDRADPAATAATRGFDCRSCGACCAAFRVSFYWAEATVLALPDELVEQLSPWHACLAGSNSAAPRCRALQGEIGSRVCCTVYTRRPSPCRELQPGDDRCRRARQRHGLPLSGLPPAAASPLANDH; encoded by the coding sequence ATGAGCCGCTCCGGTGATCCGCGGGCCGCCGCTGCAGCCTCGTTGCTGCAGCTCGCCAGCGATGGCAAGTCATCGCGACCCGACCCGACAGCCGTCCCGGACCGGGCAGATCCCGCCGCGACGGCGGCGACCCGCGGCTTCGACTGCCGCAGTTGCGGCGCCTGCTGCGCGGCATTCCGAGTCTCGTTCTACTGGGCCGAAGCCACCGTCCTGGCGCTGCCCGACGAACTGGTCGAGCAGCTTTCGCCCTGGCATGCCTGCCTCGCCGGCAGCAACTCCGCCGCTCCCCGCTGCCGGGCGTTGCAGGGCGAAATCGGCAGCCGCGTCTGCTGCACCGTCTACACACGACGACCGTCGCCCTGCCGCGAGCTGCAACCCGGCGACGACCGCTGCCGCCGCGCCCGGCAGCGCCACGGACTGCCGCTCAGCGGGCTGCCGCCAGCCGCCGCATCGCCGCTCGCCAACGATCACTGA
- a CDS encoding hemerythrin family protein has protein sequence MKICLPGLLPEQLLVDLPEIDAQHEEIFCRIEALKTACFESSHVPVDEFEALLEYFAMHFATEERMADEAGLDFVDHARIHEDTLRLLGRALGEVIRGGRDAHSFLRYCEYWFERHISEDDRLFISNLQSSNFMPSPGFWQNGDLQASA, from the coding sequence ATGAAGATCTGCCTTCCGGGATTGCTGCCAGAGCAGCTGTTGGTCGATCTGCCGGAGATCGACGCCCAGCACGAAGAAATCTTTTGCCGCATCGAGGCGCTGAAGACGGCCTGTTTCGAGAGCAGTCATGTGCCGGTTGACGAGTTCGAGGCGCTGCTCGAATACTTCGCAATGCACTTCGCCACCGAAGAGCGGATGGCTGACGAGGCCGGGCTCGATTTCGTCGACCACGCACGCATCCACGAGGACACGCTGCGCCTGCTCGGCCGGGCACTGGGCGAAGTGATTCGTGGTGGCAGGGACGCGCATTCGTTCCTGCGCTACTGCGAGTACTGGTTCGAGCGTCACATCAGCGAAGACGACCGTCTCTTCATCAGCAACCTGCAATCATCGAACTTCATGCCCTCACCCGGCTTCTGGCAGAACGGCGACCTGCAGGCCAGCGCCTGA